The Alkalihalobacillus sp. LMS6 genomic interval CAATATTAAAGAGCCTATCTAGCATAGACGATTCCTCCTTGTCATATTGTTTTTCTATGCAAAAATAATGCCAGATTGACTCAAACCCTTTACATGTGAAAAAGACGCTAAGACACGAGGAGCCTTACCATCTTTTTAATTCAAATTTGAATAAAATGATTCAATTTTAACTTATATTCGGTTATAGACTGGCTTTTGTGTGCTGAAACTGATTCACTGATAAATTATATTTTTTTAATTTCCGCACAACCGTCGGCTGACTTGTCTTCAGCGCTTCTGCAATTTCATACGTTGAACCATATTGTTCAGCCGCTTGACGCATGATCTTTTCCTCAGCTTGTTCGATGACTGATTTGAGGGAAACCGTGTTTGTATCTTTCGCTTCATTTGCTAGCGTATATTCAGAAGGAAGATGAGCCAAACCCATAACCGGTTCCTCTGTTGTTAATAACATCCGTTCTACTAGATTTGATAATTCTCTCACGTTTCCTTTCCAGCGATGCTGAATAAAAAACTGCTTAAGGGACTGATCCATCGTTTTATGTAAGCCATATTTTTCGTTTAATTGATTTAAAAACAAATTGACTAACGAAACGATATCGTCTGTACGTTCTCTTAATGGGGGAATATGAATCGGAATCACATTTAACCGGTAAAATAGATCTTCGCGAAAGGTCCCTTGGTCAACCATCTCTTGCAACTTTCGATTAGTGGCTGCTACAACTCGTACACGCACTTTTTTTGGCTGTGTTCCACCAATTCTTTGAATTTCGCCTTCTTGTAACACACGAAGCAATTTTACTTGTAAGTGAATCGGCAACTCACCCACTTCGTCTAAAAAAAGCATGCCTTTGTGCGCCAACTCGAACATCCCGACCTTTCCTCGGTTACTAGCACCTGTAAACGCACCTTTTTCATAGCCAAATAGTTCCGATTCAAGTAATTCTGGAGGAATCGCTCCACAATTAACTTTAATAAACTTTCCTTCTTTTGCTCGGTAGCTCTGATTAAAAATATGCTTAGCGAGCACATCCTTGCCCACACCGGTTTCACCTAAAATTAACACTGTGGCATCAACATCCGCAATTCGTTCAGCCATCTGATAGATTGTTTTCATCTTTTGACTCATCACGACCACATCATCAGACTGGCGTTTATGTTTCAATTTGTCCAACGCCACCTTATAAGATTGATTTAATTCAGTTGCTTTGCGCAACGCCTTTTGTAAATCATTTAATTCTGATAGATCGCGGATATTGGTCACGACTTTTTCTAACTGACCATCCTGATCAAAAACAGGTGTACCCGTAAACAGTGTCTCTTTGCCTTCAAAATTTTTTTGGACAACAGAAACTACCCGCTTTTGTGCCCGCACTTTATGGGTGACCGAATTCTCTAAAATGCCTCTTTCTACTAACGAATCGACATTCTTTCCGAGATAATAGCTCGGTGGAATACCTGTGATCCGTTCAATCGCTTTATTGGCTTTTAATGTTGTTCCATTGGCATCCGTAATATAGATGCCATCATACGAGTTTTCAATGATCGTATTTAGTTCACGATTCACATGTTCCGCTTCTTTTAATTGTTGAAAAAGCGGATGTACAGATGTGGCGCGTATACCAACATATAATTGATCCGGCTCATTGGAACTTTCTTCTTTTAAAAAGAGGAAATGTTCATCGTTTGAATCGAGATAAACTAGTTTTATTTGGTCTCCATCTTCTCCACCTAATGCATGTCGCTTCCAATCCGTATCACCAATTAAATAATGAAACTTTTTTTCAAACAGACGATTGTATGTGAGCAACTCTCCTTGCTCATTCGTTAAAAAACTTGGAAATGGTAGCTTATGAATGTCAATCTCCTTCATTTCTTTCACCTCACCACTTTCTTTAAGTAAAAAGAACGTGCTCTAGAGTGAACCCATCTCCTTGTATATTCTTTTTTCTTTTCATTAGTCCTGTTTTCTCACAAAATAAAAAATTCCAGATATGTGTATACATACCTGGAATCTCTTTTGTATTTTTTATTCGCTCTGATCGTTTTCCGATTACCTGTTGAAACACAAGCTTAGATCTCCTTTATGCTTTTGGTCCACCTGCTACATATAAAACCTGACCATTTACAAAGCCTGAACGTTGATCTGCAAAAAACGCAACTGCCTGTGCAATGTCTTCTGGCTGTCCACTTCGAGCAACAGGAATGTTTGATACACTTGCTTCAATGAGTTGATCAAACGAAATGCCCAGACGGTTTGCTGTTGATTTGGTCATATCGGTTTCAATAAAACCTGGTGCAATGGCATTTGCCGTAATCCCATATTTGCCAAGTTCAATTGCCAACGTCTTCGTAAATCCTTGTAGCCCTGCTTTAGCTGTGGCATAGTTTGCTTGACCTCGATTACCGAGAGCAGATGTTGAAGATAAATTAATAATACGGCCGTA includes:
- a CDS encoding sigma-54-dependent Fis family transcriptional regulator; translation: MKEIDIHKLPFPSFLTNEQGELLTYNRLFEKKFHYLIGDTDWKRHALGGEDGDQIKLVYLDSNDEHFLFLKEESSNEPDQLYVGIRATSVHPLFQQLKEAEHVNRELNTIIENSYDGIYITDANGTTLKANKAIERITGIPPSYYLGKNVDSLVERGILENSVTHKVRAQKRVVSVVQKNFEGKETLFTGTPVFDQDGQLEKVVTNIRDLSELNDLQKALRKATELNQSYKVALDKLKHKRQSDDVVVMSQKMKTIYQMAERIADVDATVLILGETGVGKDVLAKHIFNQSYRAKEGKFIKVNCGAIPPELLESELFGYEKGAFTGASNRGKVGMFELAHKGMLFLDEVGELPIHLQVKLLRVLQEGEIQRIGGTQPKKVRVRVVAATNRKLQEMVDQGTFREDLFYRLNVIPIHIPPLRERTDDIVSLVNLFLNQLNEKYGLHKTMDQSLKQFFIQHRWKGNVRELSNLVERMLLTTEEPVMGLAHLPSEYTLANEAKDTNTVSLKSVIEQAEEKIMRQAAEQYGSTYEIAEALKTSQPTVVRKLKKYNLSVNQFQHTKASL